Proteins encoded within one genomic window of uncultured Draconibacterium sp.:
- a CDS encoding APC family permease, with translation MAKQGNSTKQLKKTLGFWDLMSTAIGQIIGAGIMTLLGAAIALTGRSVPIAFIISAVLVVGYSIPKILICGTVCVRGGEYTMVAMLAGKRMAGIYTIVNALSNLSLAMFSLSFASYFISLFHFGGEKTIALILTTVFFIVNIIGVDVMAKFQKVIVILLCVALGIFAAFGVTHIQPDYFSQGFMTNGFDGLLQAGALLTFAVGGGTVVTNLSAEAKNPIRDIPLVMIISTLVVAIIYGIIGVVAAGVLPVEQVAGVNLATVAETVLSRPLYVFFIVCGAMFALISTLNAQFAWATKPILQGCDDGWLPQKLAYLHPKYKTPVILLAILYVIAVVCIISGLSISILGNLCLILTTLAVAIICAYTWKLPKISPAGWERSKFKSGKNMLIFIIIFSTACAVFNIWLNIIQLSTALIIGNVVLLVVAAIFTEMRMKHVDLSPSYEEIED, from the coding sequence ATGGCAAAACAAGGCAATTCTACAAAACAGTTAAAAAAAACACTGGGGTTTTGGGATTTGATGAGTACCGCAATTGGGCAGATTATTGGTGCCGGTATTATGACTTTGTTAGGAGCAGCCATTGCATTAACCGGTCGTTCGGTTCCGATTGCATTTATTATTTCGGCAGTTTTGGTAGTCGGATATTCTATTCCAAAAATTTTAATTTGTGGAACAGTATGCGTACGAGGAGGAGAATATACGATGGTTGCGATGTTGGCCGGTAAGCGCATGGCCGGTATTTATACCATTGTAAATGCGCTAAGCAACCTCTCGTTGGCAATGTTTTCGCTTTCATTTGCCAGCTACTTTATTTCATTATTTCATTTTGGAGGCGAGAAGACCATCGCGTTAATTCTAACTACTGTGTTTTTTATTGTTAACATTATTGGTGTAGATGTTATGGCAAAATTCCAAAAGGTTATCGTAATTCTTTTATGTGTTGCGCTTGGTATATTTGCTGCCTTTGGTGTTACCCATATCCAACCAGACTATTTTTCACAGGGATTTATGACCAATGGCTTTGACGGGCTATTGCAGGCAGGTGCTTTACTTACATTTGCCGTGGGTGGTGGTACAGTGGTTACAAACTTATCAGCAGAAGCAAAAAATCCAATCAGAGATATTCCTCTTGTTATGATTATTTCAACACTGGTAGTAGCTATTATATATGGTATAATTGGTGTAGTTGCTGCCGGCGTTCTTCCTGTTGAACAAGTTGCGGGTGTAAATTTAGCAACAGTTGCAGAAACTGTTTTATCTCGTCCGCTGTATGTATTCTTTATCGTTTGTGGTGCAATGTTTGCGCTAATTTCAACCTTAAACGCACAATTTGCTTGGGCAACAAAACCAATTCTACAAGGTTGCGATGACGGATGGTTACCACAAAAACTTGCCTATTTACATCCAAAATATAAAACTCCGGTTATCCTGCTCGCGATTTTATATGTAATAGCTGTGGTTTGCATTATCTCAGGTTTGTCAATTAGTATTCTTGGAAATCTGTGTTTAATTCTGACTACATTAGCAGTCGCAATTATATGTGCTTACACATGGAAATTGCCAAAAATTAGTCCGGCCGGATGGGAAAGATCAAAATTTAAGAGTGGTAAAAATATGTTGATATTTATAATAATTTTTTCTACCGCTTGTGCTGTTTTTAATATTTGGTTGAATATTATTCAGCTTTCCACTGCATTGATTATTGGAAATGTAGTATTGTTGGTAGTCGCTGCCATTTTTACAGAAATGCGCATGAAGCATGTCGACCTTAGTCCAAGCTACGAAGAAATTGAAGATTAA
- a CDS encoding MalY/PatB family protein translates to MKYDFETLLSRKDTGSCKWDGMYKENPDVPEGVVPFSVADMEFKNPPQVAEGISEHLKNSILGYTFATDAYYNAIIGWMKRRHQWDIKKDWIVEYPGVVPALFHLVKLFAQPDEGVIVFTPVYYPFYNAVRKGGRTLVETQLKLTGDHYEIDFDDFEEKAKNPKNTLCILSNPHNPVGRVWTEEELARIGKICLDNDVMVIADEIHQDLIMPGYKHRVFATISEEIAQNCVVCTAPSKTFNLAGLMTSNLIIPNPELKEKVYEYRESQAVYFCNIAGYKGCEIAYNDCEDWLEELLTVLEDNRKLLETFINEKFPQIKVIPLEGTYLQWLDCRGLGLHYKELNKFMAEEAFIFTDEGYIFGEPGEGFERINLACPTWVLQEALDRMEKAWKKRVEVLQLTGQ, encoded by the coding sequence ATGAAATATGATTTTGAAACCCTGCTATCAAGAAAAGATACAGGTTCATGCAAATGGGATGGAATGTATAAGGAAAATCCTGATGTTCCTGAAGGAGTTGTTCCATTTTCTGTGGCAGATATGGAATTTAAAAATCCACCTCAGGTGGCTGAAGGCATTTCAGAACATTTAAAGAACTCAATTTTGGGTTATACATTCGCAACAGATGCTTATTATAATGCGATAATTGGATGGATGAAGCGTCGTCATCAATGGGATATTAAAAAAGATTGGATCGTAGAGTATCCCGGTGTTGTTCCTGCATTATTTCACCTGGTAAAATTATTTGCCCAACCGGATGAAGGTGTTATTGTATTTACCCCTGTTTATTATCCTTTCTATAATGCGGTTCGGAAAGGTGGAAGAACTTTAGTTGAAACACAGCTTAAATTAACCGGAGATCATTACGAAATTGACTTTGATGATTTTGAGGAAAAAGCAAAGAATCCAAAGAATACTCTTTGTATACTAAGCAATCCCCATAATCCGGTAGGCCGTGTTTGGACAGAAGAGGAACTGGCTCGTATTGGTAAAATTTGTCTTGATAATGATGTAATGGTAATTGCCGATGAGATTCATCAGGATTTGATTATGCCTGGATATAAACATCGGGTTTTTGCAACAATATCAGAGGAAATTGCACAAAACTGTGTTGTTTGTACTGCGCCAAGTAAAACATTCAACCTGGCAGGATTAATGACCTCTAATTTAATTATTCCTAATCCTGAGTTGAAAGAGAAGGTGTATGAATATCGCGAAAGCCAGGCAGTTTATTTCTGTAATATAGCCGGTTATAAAGGATGTGAGATTGCATACAATGATTGCGAAGACTGGCTGGAAGAACTTTTAACGGTATTGGAAGATAACCGTAAACTTTTGGAGACTTTTATAAATGAAAAGTTTCCACAAATAAAAGTTATCCCCTTGGAAGGAACTTATCTTCAGTGGTTGGATTGTCGGGGTTTAGGACTTCATTATAAAGAGTTAAATAAATTTATGGCAGAAGAAGCTTTCATATTTACTGATGAAGGCTATATTTTTGGCGAACCGGGAGAAGGTTTTGAGCGTATCAATCTGGCTTGTCCAACCTGGGTTCTTCAGGAAGCACTTGACCGTATGGAGAAAGCATGGAAAAAAAGAGTGGAGGTGCTACAGTTGACCGGGCAGTGA